The proteins below come from a single Halostagnicola larsenii XH-48 genomic window:
- a CDS encoding ribose-phosphate diphosphokinase: MIVSGSASQSLAASLARVLDEPLTTPTYDRFPDGETLAAVPEFEGGRATVVASTVSNDAHIELLQLQDAVREAGAEEVVTVIPYMGYGRQDDAFEAGHPISARAVARAISTGADRVLTVNPHERDVCEFFEPTATAVDAAGRLAEPLPDALEDPVFLSPDAGATHLAETVRDAYGAGETDYFEKTRRSGTEVEISPSDVDVAGRDVVVTDDIIATGSTMSEAVAVLSERGVDRVFITCVHPLLVRNAYTKLSRAGVEAIYGTDTVERPVSSVSVAPAIADEL; this comes from the coding sequence ATGATCGTCAGCGGATCCGCCTCGCAGTCGCTCGCCGCCTCGCTCGCCCGCGTTCTCGACGAACCGCTCACAACCCCCACCTACGATCGGTTTCCGGACGGCGAAACCCTCGCCGCGGTGCCGGAGTTCGAGGGCGGGCGGGCGACCGTCGTCGCATCGACCGTTTCGAACGACGCGCACATCGAACTCCTGCAACTGCAAGACGCCGTTCGCGAAGCGGGGGCCGAGGAAGTCGTTACGGTGATTCCCTACATGGGGTACGGCCGCCAGGACGACGCCTTCGAGGCCGGTCATCCGATCTCCGCTCGAGCGGTCGCCCGCGCCATCTCGACGGGGGCGGATCGCGTGCTGACCGTCAATCCCCACGAGCGCGACGTCTGCGAGTTTTTCGAGCCGACGGCGACCGCGGTCGACGCCGCCGGACGCCTCGCGGAACCGTTGCCCGACGCGCTCGAGGATCCCGTCTTCCTCTCACCGGACGCCGGGGCGACACACCTCGCCGAGACGGTTCGAGACGCCTACGGAGCAGGGGAAACAGACTACTTCGAGAAAACGCGCCGATCCGGAACCGAGGTCGAAATTTCGCCGAGCGACGTCGACGTTGCCGGCCGTGACGTCGTCGTCACGGACGATATCATCGCGACGGGGTCGACGATGAGCGAGGCCGTCGCGGTCCTCTCCGAGCGCGGCGTCGACCGCGTCTTTATCACCTGCGTTCACCCGCTGCTGGTCCGTAACGCCTACACGAAGCTCTCGCGTGCGGGCGTCGAAGCGATCTACGGAACCGACACGGTCGAGCGACCGGTGAGTTCGGTCTCGGTCGCGCCGGCTATCGCCGACGAACTGTAA
- a CDS encoding HVO_0234 family beta-propeller protein: protein MSTIDEKRVYGESGGALDAYVGSSMGLVHVRVSDSAVGEFSLCHRRETRDLAAGPGSISIATDEDVLVADPTDPDSFAETEFGPATAVSYDGETLLAAGPDGRVARRDGDDGRDADDWETLADSLEADVRAMDGDLLGTERGVYRVHDGALDHAGLSDVHDVSAAGVPLAATESGLYKLGNGWMEIRSDPTETVATDPASEPGHLERAHAVSSGAVYEYAAGGDEAGEWVRDEELAIAGGSDDSGGPAASSDPIVGFGYGETVYAVSSDGTVFAADGDGWRPHVLGVTGVTGIAVPATGSPDGA from the coding sequence ATGAGCACGATCGACGAAAAACGCGTCTACGGCGAGAGCGGGGGCGCACTCGACGCCTACGTCGGCAGTTCGATGGGACTCGTCCACGTGAGAGTTTCTGACAGTGCAGTCGGCGAGTTTTCGCTCTGTCACCGACGTGAGACGCGGGATCTCGCCGCCGGACCGGGTTCGATCTCCATCGCGACCGACGAGGACGTGCTGGTGGCCGATCCGACCGATCCTGACTCGTTCGCAGAGACGGAATTCGGCCCCGCGACGGCCGTGAGCTACGACGGAGAAACGCTCCTCGCCGCGGGCCCCGACGGCCGCGTCGCACGCCGGGACGGAGACGACGGGCGGGACGCTGACGACTGGGAGACGCTCGCCGACTCCCTCGAGGCCGACGTGCGAGCGATGGACGGCGACCTGCTCGGAACCGAACGCGGCGTCTACCGCGTCCACGACGGCGCGCTCGATCACGCGGGCCTGAGCGACGTTCACGACGTGTCAGCCGCCGGCGTCCCGCTCGCGGCGACCGAATCGGGGCTGTACAAACTCGGCAACGGCTGGATGGAAATTCGATCCGATCCCACAGAAACCGTCGCGACCGACCCGGCCAGCGAGCCAGGCCACCTCGAGCGGGCGCACGCGGTTTCCAGCGGCGCTGTCTACGAGTATGCGGCCGGCGGGGACGAAGCGGGAGAATGGGTTCGGGACGAGGAGTTGGCGATCGCCGGCGGATCGGACGACAGCGGCGGGCCCGCGGCCTCGAGCGATCCGATCGTCGGATTCGGTTACGGCGAAACCGTCTACGCGGTCTCGAGCGACGGGACGGTTTTCGCGGCCGATGGCGACGGCTGGCGACCTCACGTGCTCGGCGTCACGGGCGTGACGGGGATCGCAGTTCCGGCGACTGGCTCTCCCGACGGCGCATGA
- the glmM gene encoding phosphoglucosamine mutase: protein MKVFGSSGTRGVANEELTPEFVLRVAKAAGTAWDVDRIAIARDTRHTGRMLADAAASGIVSTGTDVDRLGVLPTPGAQFYAEREGVPTIVITASHNPPQYNGVKLVGSDGVELAIDDLERIEEALLAESFEVAPWDETGRNRDVDGVRRDYIDELCSAVDRERIAEGDLTVALDPGHGAGSLVSPEFFRELGCRVITVNGQADGHFPGRDPEPVPDNLEDLGRLVRATDADVGIAHDGDADRAIFFDETGEYVEGDATLAALAAAELEPGDTTVSAVNVSQRLVDVVNDIGASIELTPIGSTNIITRIEELEVNGRRVPVAGEGNGGIFFPGFRLSRDGAFTAARFLELVADQSVSNLVEPYGGYANVRRNIEYDSTAERDAMIDAAANQAKTSDAELNTRDGYRLDHGDAWVLARPSGTEPLVRIYAEARDSSRAEELAGDMYRALAEAKNDA, encoded by the coding sequence ATGAAAGTGTTCGGATCGAGTGGGACTCGGGGCGTCGCCAACGAGGAACTGACGCCGGAGTTCGTCCTGCGCGTGGCCAAAGCCGCGGGAACAGCCTGGGACGTCGACCGGATCGCGATCGCTCGAGACACGCGCCACACCGGCCGGATGCTCGCCGATGCGGCGGCCAGCGGAATCGTTAGCACGGGAACCGACGTCGATCGACTCGGGGTTTTGCCGACGCCGGGCGCGCAGTTTTACGCCGAGCGCGAGGGCGTTCCGACGATCGTCATCACGGCTTCGCACAACCCGCCGCAGTACAACGGCGTCAAACTCGTCGGCAGCGACGGCGTCGAACTGGCGATCGACGATCTCGAGCGGATCGAAGAGGCGCTGCTCGCCGAGTCGTTCGAGGTCGCTCCGTGGGACGAAACCGGAAGAAACCGCGACGTCGACGGCGTGCGACGGGACTACATCGATGAACTGTGCTCGGCCGTCGACCGCGAGCGAATCGCCGAGGGCGACCTGACCGTCGCCCTCGATCCGGGCCACGGCGCAGGCTCGCTCGTCAGCCCCGAATTCTTCCGCGAACTCGGCTGTCGCGTCATCACCGTCAACGGGCAGGCCGACGGCCACTTTCCCGGCCGAGACCCCGAACCCGTCCCCGACAACCTCGAGGACCTCGGTCGACTCGTCCGCGCGACCGACGCCGACGTCGGAATCGCTCACGACGGCGACGCCGACCGGGCCATCTTCTTCGACGAAACCGGCGAGTACGTCGAGGGCGACGCGACGCTCGCGGCGCTCGCCGCGGCCGAACTCGAGCCCGGCGATACGACCGTCTCCGCGGTCAACGTCTCCCAGCGGTTAGTCGACGTGGTCAACGATATCGGCGCGTCCATCGAACTCACGCCGATCGGCTCGACGAACATCATCACGCGAATCGAGGAACTCGAAGTCAACGGCCGACGCGTTCCGGTCGCCGGCGAAGGGAACGGCGGCATCTTCTTCCCCGGATTCCGCCTCTCGCGGGACGGGGCCTTTACCGCCGCTCGGTTCCTCGAACTCGTCGCCGATCAGTCGGTGAGCAACCTCGTCGAACCCTACGGCGGCTACGCCAACGTTCGGCGCAATATCGAGTACGACTCGACGGCCGAACGCGACGCGATGATCGACGCCGCAGCGAACCAGGCAAAAACCTCCGACGCAGAACTCAACACGCGCGACGGCTACAGACTCGATCACGGCGACGCCTGGGTGCTCGCCCGGCCCTCGGGCACCGAGCCGCTCGTCCGGATCTACGCGGAGGCGCGCGACTCGAGTCGCGCCGAGGAACTCGCAGGCGATATGTACCGGGCGCTGGCCGAGGCGAAAAACGACGCCTGA
- a CDS encoding HPP family protein, with protein MDDKVGSALHTGLLITTTAVLAWLSGLSMLFPSLGPTAFVLALFERGDATSPRRVVGGHIIGVLAGLVAYHLLASGIAMTAAMEAGSVEGLRLAASGVLATTLTAGGMLATDTRHPPACATTLIVSLGLLTTVLEGALIVLAVIILVGSHRLLLATERWGARRV; from the coding sequence ATGGACGACAAGGTCGGCAGCGCGCTCCACACGGGGCTCTTGATCACGACGACAGCCGTGTTGGCGTGGCTCTCGGGGCTCTCGATGCTGTTCCCGAGTCTCGGCCCCACGGCGTTCGTGCTGGCGCTTTTCGAACGGGGCGACGCGACCTCGCCCCGGCGGGTGGTCGGCGGACATATTATCGGCGTTCTGGCCGGACTGGTGGCCTATCACCTGCTCGCGAGCGGGATCGCGATGACTGCCGCGATGGAGGCAGGATCGGTCGAGGGCCTTCGGCTCGCGGCAAGCGGCGTGCTGGCGACGACGCTCACCGCGGGCGGAATGCTGGCGACTGACACCCGCCATCCGCCGGCCTGTGCGACCACGCTAATCGTCTCGCTCGGGTTGTTGACGACGGTGCTCGAGGGAGCGTTGATCGTGCTCGCCGTAATCATCCTCGTCGGTTCCCATCGGCTGTTGCTCGCGACGGAACGGTGGGGAGCGCGACGCGTGTGA
- a CDS encoding universal stress protein has protein sequence MSHNLLVPMDDSDPARAALEYALEHFPDAEITVLHAIDDLEAGYADQPSAAQTDAEPDVFADAKRLAGEHDTTIEAQVVDGTAAEAILEYAQENGIDGIVMGSKGRSGVSRVLLGSIAEQVTRQADVPVTVVP, from the coding sequence ATGAGCCACAACCTCCTCGTTCCGATGGACGACTCCGACCCCGCACGGGCGGCTCTCGAGTACGCGCTCGAGCACTTTCCGGACGCCGAGATTACGGTTCTCCACGCAATCGACGACCTCGAGGCGGGGTACGCCGACCAGCCGTCCGCAGCGCAGACCGACGCGGAACCGGACGTTTTCGCGGACGCCAAGCGACTCGCCGGAGAGCACGACACCACGATCGAGGCCCAAGTCGTCGACGGGACGGCCGCCGAGGCCATCCTCGAGTACGCACAGGAGAACGGGATCGACGGCATCGTCATGGGGAGCAAGGGACGCTCGGGCGTCTCGAGGGTGTTACTTGGGAGCATCGCCGAGCAGGTAACCCGGCAGGCGGACGTGCCGGTGACGGTCGTCCCCTGA
- a CDS encoding DUF7118 family protein: protein MSESVHRADSEALAELRDARERLETAQQRIERQGGGDEAAVEEAATAYRNATELLESYVDRATGTGRENFQAYIELEGKFDALVEGLNDDLQGREAFEAALDAIDKRRLSESDFERAEAELEPAKQYADLLDEREAAREALGAARTNAGQRLGEIDDELAEAERLLELSHADFDAPVERLREPIEAYDEGVREAFEEYRSNASAREVFAFLDRTRWYPFVDYELPPADLESYVETNPAGEYTIDELLEYAEYSRSKLSHYVDDADELKRQVATQQTYLDGIDAEPLTVGWPPEPAGVLRRRTREYRPFVDRIADDETVALLREVRLFARDPDYDRLQTAAQAADQLTSEERKRLADGRVADELEALRNEREQLAAALEVDDPV, encoded by the coding sequence ATGAGCGAATCCGTTCATCGCGCGGACTCCGAGGCGCTCGCAGAGCTCCGAGACGCCCGTGAGCGACTCGAGACGGCACAGCAACGAATCGAACGGCAGGGCGGTGGCGACGAGGCGGCGGTCGAAGAAGCCGCGACGGCCTACCGGAACGCGACCGAACTCCTCGAATCGTACGTCGATCGGGCGACCGGCACGGGTCGGGAGAACTTCCAGGCCTACATCGAACTCGAGGGGAAGTTCGACGCGCTCGTGGAGGGCCTCAACGACGACCTGCAGGGGCGAGAGGCCTTCGAGGCGGCGCTGGACGCGATCGACAAGCGTCGGCTCAGCGAGTCCGATTTCGAGCGCGCGGAAGCCGAACTCGAGCCGGCAAAGCAGTACGCGGACTTACTCGACGAACGCGAAGCCGCGCGGGAGGCGCTGGGGGCGGCCCGGACGAACGCCGGCCAGCGCCTCGGGGAGATCGACGACGAACTCGCGGAGGCAGAACGATTGCTCGAGCTCTCCCACGCCGATTTCGACGCACCGGTCGAGAGGCTTCGAGAACCGATCGAAGCCTACGACGAGGGGGTTCGCGAGGCGTTCGAGGAATATCGTAGCAACGCCTCGGCGCGGGAGGTGTTCGCGTTCCTCGATCGGACGCGCTGGTATCCGTTCGTCGACTACGAACTGCCGCCCGCCGACCTCGAGTCATACGTCGAGACGAATCCCGCCGGCGAGTACACGATCGACGAACTGCTCGAGTACGCCGAGTACTCCCGCTCGAAGCTCTCACACTACGTCGACGACGCGGACGAACTCAAGCGCCAGGTGGCCACCCAGCAGACCTACCTCGACGGAATCGACGCCGAGCCGTTGACCGTCGGCTGGCCGCCCGAACCCGCGGGCGTCCTTCGGCGGCGAACGCGAGAGTATCGGCCGTTCGTCGATCGGATCGCCGACGACGAGACGGTGGCCCTGCTGCGGGAGGTTCGGCTGTTCGCCCGCGATCCGGACTACGACCGGCTACAGACGGCGGCCCAGGCGGCCGATCAGCTCACATCCGAGGAACGCAAACGGCTAGCCGACGGGCGGGTGGCCGACGAACTCGAGGCGCTTCGAAACGAACGAGAACAGTTAGCGGCGGCGCTCGAGGTCGACGATCCGGTCTAG
- the hisI gene encoding phosphoribosyl-AMP cyclohydrolase: MDDGIEVDFGDDGLVPAVAQDAESGDVLMLAYVSPEALERTRETGRAHYYSRSRDELWEKGKTSGHTQQVAEVRVDCDADTLLYLVEQEGGACHTGRRSCFYRTIDGENVGEKVFDPDAVYE, translated from the coding sequence ATGGACGACGGTATCGAAGTCGATTTCGGCGACGACGGGCTGGTTCCCGCCGTGGCACAGGACGCCGAATCGGGCGACGTGTTGATGCTCGCGTACGTCTCTCCGGAAGCGCTCGAGCGGACCCGAGAGACCGGCAGAGCCCACTACTACTCGCGGAGTCGCGATGAGTTGTGGGAGAAAGGAAAGACCAGCGGCCACACCCAGCAGGTGGCGGAGGTTCGGGTCGACTGCGACGCCGACACGCTGCTCTATCTCGTCGAGCAGGAAGGCGGTGCCTGCCACACGGGCCGCCGGTCGTGTTTCTACCGAACTATCGACGGCGAGAACGTCGGCGAGAAGGTGTTCGACCCCGACGCCGTCTACGAGTAA
- a CDS encoding type II toxin-antitoxin system VapC family toxin, which yields MIALDTTFLIDYLDGVTATAKFLERQSAPIYYAPALVLYEVYEGAALYDGDSIEKAQTSLDWIEPLEFDHGVSREAAQINAELLEAGQPINHGDVLIAGTCRHHGAALVTRDEHFEAIDGLETVSY from the coding sequence ATGATCGCACTGGATACGACCTTTCTCATCGACTACCTCGATGGCGTTACTGCGACCGCGAAATTTCTCGAGCGACAGAGCGCACCGATCTATTACGCGCCCGCACTCGTCCTCTACGAGGTGTACGAAGGTGCAGCGCTGTACGACGGTGATTCGATCGAAAAAGCGCAGACGAGTCTGGACTGGATCGAGCCGCTCGAGTTCGATCACGGCGTCAGTCGGGAAGCAGCCCAGATCAACGCCGAATTGCTCGAGGCTGGTCAGCCGATCAACCACGGGGATGTGCTGATAGCCGGCACCTGTCGCCATCACGGCGCAGCGCTCGTGACTCGAGACGAGCATTTCGAAGCGATCGACGGACTCGAAACGGTCTCATACTGA
- a CDS encoding antitoxin VapB family protein has product MATKSLTVTEEAYEHLKAYKREDESFTDTILRLTDADRDVMKGFGAFENDEGFRNAAETARAGLNEDIAERRERHRDRRDRDSER; this is encoded by the coding sequence ATGGCCACGAAGAGTTTGACCGTTACTGAAGAAGCGTACGAACATCTGAAAGCCTACAAACGAGAGGACGAGAGCTTCACCGACACGATTCTCCGACTTACTGATGCGGACCGCGATGTCATGAAAGGATTCGGCGCATTCGAAAACGACGAAGGGTTCCGCAACGCGGCCGAAACGGCTCGAGCGGGCCTAAACGAAGACATAGCGGAGCGACGGGAACGACACCGCGACCGTCGAGACCGGGACAGTGAACGATGA
- a CDS encoding CPBP family intramembrane glutamic endopeptidase, with the protein MDDPQSAPPSASEQSPPTDPPSRSALIAILGSIGYILGAFIFTFAVFFVLMLGAMIYLAVTTGDIEQFDAFIEGEGFVLLAGMESGLLGLGALGLAALSVVRGWIPKAEFGLSRPTRRQIGVSLLAIVGLVVLQAALSLASSALGIPASEHSLIGGDVSPYYYVALAVISILVIGPAEELLFRGLIQNYMRPAFGSTGAIVGTSILFSSIHLPAYFTTTLSAAIVSLGVIFVLSVAFGWLYERYNNLYLVMWIHGGYNATLFLLQATL; encoded by the coding sequence ATGGACGACCCACAATCGGCTCCGCCGAGCGCTTCCGAGCAGTCCCCTCCAACCGATCCCCCGTCGCGGTCGGCCCTGATCGCGATTTTGGGTTCGATCGGGTACATTCTCGGCGCGTTCATCTTTACGTTCGCCGTCTTCTTCGTTCTGATGCTCGGGGCCATGATCTACCTCGCTGTGACCACCGGCGACATCGAGCAGTTCGACGCGTTCATCGAGGGCGAGGGCTTTGTACTCCTCGCCGGGATGGAGTCAGGGCTACTGGGACTCGGCGCGCTCGGACTCGCCGCGCTGTCGGTCGTCCGCGGCTGGATTCCGAAAGCCGAGTTCGGGCTCTCAAGGCCGACGCGTCGCCAGATCGGCGTGAGCCTCCTCGCCATCGTCGGACTCGTCGTGCTTCAGGCCGCGCTCTCGCTGGCCAGTTCCGCGCTCGGGATCCCCGCCTCGGAGCACTCGCTGATCGGCGGCGACGTCTCGCCGTACTACTACGTCGCACTCGCCGTGATCTCGATTCTCGTGATCGGCCCCGCCGAGGAGTTGCTGTTCCGGGGCCTGATCCAGAACTACATGCGCCCGGCGTTCGGCTCCACCGGGGCGATCGTCGGAACCTCGATCCTGTTCTCGAGCATCCACCTCCCAGCGTACTTCACGACGACGCTTTCGGCCGCCATCGTCTCGCTCGGCGTCATTTTCGTCCTCTCGGTGGCCTTCGGCTGGCTCTACGAGCGGTACAACAACCTCTATCTGGTGATGTGGATCCACGGCGGCTACAACGCGACGCTGTTCTTGCTACAAGCGACTCTTTAA